The Mycolicibacterium aichiense region GGTGTCGGCCGCCAAGGCTGCCGCCTGGCGCGGTTCGAGTTCGAGGGTGATCTTCTGCTTGTTGAAGCCGGCCGACTGCAGCGTCTTCACCGAACCGATGGTCAGCCCCCGGAACTTCACTTCCGCACCGGGGGTCAGGCCCTCGCCGAGCTTGTCCGCCATCACCGTCAGCTTGAATGTGTCGGCGTAGCCGCCGGTTCCGAGCTGATAGAGGACAGTTCCCGCGACGAGCAACACGATCGCGGCGAGGAGGCCGCGGATGCGCAACGCGCGCGAGGTGGGCCTGCGCCCGCCCTGGTCGGCAGATGCGAACATGCCCTATCCCGAGATCCGAATCCCGGGGCTGTTGCCCCAGAACAGCAGTGTCAGAACCATATCCGCGGCGACCACCGTGACGATGCTGGCCCGGATGGCCCGTCCGGAGGCGCGGCCGACACCTTCGGGACCGCCGACGGCGTAATAGCCCTGGTAGCCGTGGATGGCGATGATCAGCGTCACGAAGATCACGGCTTTGAGTACGGAGAACACCACGTCGGAGGGTTGGATGAAGGAGTCGAAATAGTGGTAGTAGGTGCCCGACGACTGACCGTGCATCACGTTGACCACCAGCGCACAGGACACATAGCTCAGCGCCAGCGTCACCACGTAGAGCGGGATGATGGTGAGCATGCCGGCGATCACCCGGGTGGTGACGACGAACGGGATCGACCGGATACCAAGCGCTTCCAGGGCGTCGATCTCCTCGGAGATCCGCATGGCGCCGATCTCGGCGGTCATTCGGCAGCCGGCCTGTGCGGCAAAGCCGATCCCGGCGATCATCGGCGCCATCTCCCGGGTGTTGGCGTACGCCGAGACGAAACCGGTCAGCGGGCCCATTCCGACCATGTCGAGGGCGCTGTAGCCTTCGATCCCCACCGACCCGCCGACGGCGGTGCCCATGAAGATCAGCACACCGATGGTGCCACCGCCGACGATCAGTGAGCCGTTGCCCCACATCACGTCGACCAGCAGCACCCCGGTCTGATGCCGGTAGTGCCGCAGCGTGTGCGGGATCGCGCCGAGTACCTGGGCCAGGAAGTTGACCTGGTGCCCGAGGCGCTGGATCAGTGAGTCGCCTTGGTCGGCGATCCACAACGGCGCCCGTAGGGCATGGGGAATGTGGCGCGACGGCGTGGAGACCCGAGCCATCAGCCCATCCTCAGCGGCATCGACATCGAAACGCCTTGGGTGATGATCAGGTTGAGGACGAACACGGCCACCACACCGATGACCACCGACGCGTTGACGGCGTCGGCCACGCCGCGCGCGCCGCCGGTGGCCTCCAAGCCGCGTTGGCAGGCCACCAGGATCACGACCACACCGAACAGCCAGGTCTTCACCATCGCCACGATGACGTCGTTGACACTGGCGAACGAGGCGAAGGACGCGATGTAGCTTCCGGGTGTGCCGGACTGGAAACCGACGTTGATCGCGTAACCGGCTGCCAGCCCCATGAAGATGATGAAGGCACACAGCACCGGTGCGACGAACACGATCGCGGCGAGGCGGGG contains the following coding sequences:
- a CDS encoding MlaE family ABC transporter permease; protein product: MARVSTPSRHIPHALRAPLWIADQGDSLIQRLGHQVNFLAQVLGAIPHTLRHYRHQTGVLLVDVMWGNGSLIVGGGTIGVLIFMGTAVGGSVGIEGYSALDMVGMGPLTGFVSAYANTREMAPMIAGIGFAAQAGCRMTAEIGAMRISEEIDALEALGIRSIPFVVTTRVIAGMLTIIPLYVVTLALSYVSCALVVNVMHGQSSGTYYHYFDSFIQPSDVVFSVLKAVIFVTLIIAIHGYQGYYAVGGPEGVGRASGRAIRASIVTVVAADMVLTLLFWGNSPGIRISG